A DNA window from Gigantopelta aegis isolate Gae_Host chromosome 4, Gae_host_genome, whole genome shotgun sequence contains the following coding sequences:
- the LOC121372297 gene encoding uncharacterized protein LOC121372297, which produces MKTRHRLALVKAPARSVEGVRPNQSATVTDISAGSGTISATGTSPSPGRPHWQITQQDDETCSMMSPFEKKLYLRQEDLLCSQTVDSQCEVRWDCTSPDAIRHLKKIRKCRNGQDSMSDIVLRFLDDNGEVSTNTPPLLSLWMESKIVNNTNSRFPGQCVEPERKTHSTRRRRRPTGHEEDEAKALLKRMIERCEVIEESTSTNEDEKRMLTTYENGQLLEKTATLKFFSPKSEKRQESQSTSLSNNSNKVEMKNITCDKSSDSDQKNASDDSIWTDDDLFEDNSFILEATQLPAGKRKLNSPAREQPNIKNKRYTFSLTADCDVVPPTAVAVNAQQSVTNTSSGQNTLKNIYQPTTVTSKNICQRTTSTSKNICQPTTFTSKNLCQTNTFTSKNICQPTISTSKNMCQPTTCTSKNVCQPTTFTSKNIYQPATCTSAMVRTGCVTNNNSFKKHSSFDDKSAFSKGSYVQGCSKTTSSAGSSKSTWRRSHSFSGSQSPSNPPRRQPACTVSRSETGFKGTQHVAEINNNWNTTLVATVCIPDSCQQKISATCDSRFGSSVGKNVSHGARLSNKNEYLDTSITDELLYQLAEPDELLESQLTPDDSTVNKISEELCHDDLFDDEMDDVSTVVKTVNTSSVVPKTASIGMDMKIASNKSVGSRGGYSVHGKGSSLTFQGKPPSHAVGGKTLQSGSSHMSTRIGTVGSVAPTQQSSVGKFSFKNSVLKSKPASVQSSAPVNHNTRNSSTVPNMEASKNGTCSKNTACGLECSQDMDDDSFLGDDALFESQILALLDQVESQESVQTSQVSSVKCTSREIEQKRLAALEKQKQKKTHPL; this is translated from the exons ACGATGAAACATGCAGCATGATGAGCCCATTTGAAAAAAAGCTGTATCTGCGTCAGGAGGACCTGCTGTGTTCTCAGACGGTCGATTCCCAGTGTGAGGTTAGATGGGATTGCACATCTCCAGATGCCATTCGGCACTTGAAGAAAA TAAGGAAGTGCAGAAATGGACAGGATAGCATGTCGGACATTGTCCTCAGGTTTCTGGATGAT aatggTGAAGTGTCAACTAATACACCACCTCTTCTAAGCTTATGGATGGAGTCCAAAATTGTGAATAACACAAACAGTCGCTTCCCTGGTCAGTGTGTGGAGCCTGAGAGGAAAACGCACAG CACTCGTCGAAGAAGACGACCCACGGGACATGAAGAAGATGAGGCCAAGGCACTGTTAAAAAGAATGATTGAAAGATGTGAAGTCATTG aagaGTCGACCAGTACCAATGAAGATGA GAAACGGATGTTGACTACATATGAAAATGGACAGCTTTTGGAAAAAACTGCAACTTTGAAATTTTTTTCTCCGAAATCAGAAAAAAGACAAGAATCTCAATCCACCAGTTTGTCTAATAAttcaaataaagttgaaatgaaaaatatcacTTGTGACAAATCCTCCGATTCCGATCAGAAAAATGCCAGCGATGATAGCATATGGACAGATGACGACCTGTTTGAAGACAACTCTTTTATTCTGGAGGCCACACAACTCCCAGCAGGCAAACGGAAACTGAACTCGCCTGCCAGAGAACAACCAAACATCAAGAACAAACGATACACGTTCAGCCTAACAGCTGATTGTGATGTTGTACCACCCACAGCTGTTGCTGTAAACGCACAACAGTCTGTAACTAACACCTCTTCTGgacaaaatacattaaagaaTATTTACCAACCAACAACTGTTACATCAAAGAATATTTGTCAACGTACTACTTCCACATCAAAGAATATTTGTCAACCTACTACTTTCACATCAAAGAATCTTTGTCAGACTAATACTTTTACATCAAAGAATATTTGTCAACCTACTATTTCCACATCAAAGAATATGTGTCAACCTACTACTTGTACATCAAAAAATGTGTGTCAACCTACTACTTTTACATCAAAGAATATTTATCAACCAGCTACTTGCACATCAGCCATGGTTAGGACGGGATGTGTGACGAacaataatagttttaaaaagcaCAGCAGTTTTGATGACAAGTCTGCTTTCTCCAAAGGCTCTTACGTTCAAGGTTGTTCTAAAACTACAAGTTCTGCTGGATCCAGTAAGTCTACCTGGAGGAGAAGCCACAGTTTTTCTGGATCCCAGTCTCCTAGCAACCCTCCACGACGACAGCCAGCATGTACTGTTTCTCGGTCTGAAACCGGATTTAAGGGAACTCAACATGTTGCTGAAATCAACAATAACTGGAATACGACATTGGTAGCTACAGTATGTATTCCAGATTCTTGTCAGCAGAAAATATCAGCGACCTGTGATAGCAGATTTGGATCATCAGTAGGGAAGAATGTGTCGCACGGTGCTCGTCTGAGTAATAAGAATGAATATCTAGATACTAGCATCACCGATGAACTTCTGTATCAGCTGGCCGAGCCTGACGAACTGTTagagagtcagctgacacccgaTGACTCCACGGTCAACAAGATCAGCGAAGAGTTGTGTCACGATGATCTCTTTGATGATGAAATGGATGATGTTTCtacagttgtgaaaacagttaACACCAGTAGTGTGGTTCCCAAGACAGCCAGTATTGGTATGGATATGAAGATAGCCAGTAATAAGTCAGTCGGTAGCCGTGGTGGTTACTCTGTCCACGGTAAAGGGAGTAGCTTGACATTTCAAGGTAAACCACCGTCCCATGCTGTTGGTGGTAAGACATTACAGAGTGGTTCTAGTCACATGTCAACTCGCATTGGTACAGTTGGCTCGGTTGCACCAACTCAGCAAAGTTCTGTGGGAAAGTTTAGTTTCAAAAATTCTGTTTTGAAATCAAAACCAGCATCTGTGCAGTCAAGTGCTCCAGTGAACCATAACACAAGAAATTCAAGTACAGTGCCAAACATGGAAGCCTCTAAGAATGGAACATGCAGTAAAAACACTGCTTGTG GACTAGAGTGCAGCCAGGACATGGATGATGACTCATTTCTGGGGGATGATGCTTTGTTTGAAAGTCAGATCCTCGCATTGTTAGACCAGGTTGAGT CCCAAGAAAGTGTCCAGACTTCACAGGTCTCCAGTGTGAAGTGCACATCAAGGGAAATAGAACAGAAGCGCTTGGCTGCACTTGAAAAACagaagcagaagaagactcATCCTCTCTGA